The bacterium genome window below encodes:
- a CDS encoding helix-turn-helix domain-containing protein encodes LIIRDLLRKGPLKFLDLELSLQGISPNTLSARLKTLEEADLVERRFYEQHPPRAEYLLTAKGRELGPVLRALKDWGLKHTR; translated from the coding sequence CCTGATTATCCGCGACCTGCTGCGCAAAGGGCCGCTCAAGTTCCTCGATCTTGAGTTGTCGCTTCAGGGCATCAGCCCCAATACGCTGTCCGCCCGCCTCAAGACTCTGGAGGAGGCCGATCTGGTCGAGCGGCGCTTCTATGAGCAACACCCCCCGCGTGCGGAATATCTGCTCACCGCCAAGGGCCGCGAGCTCGGGCCGGTGCTGCGCGCCCTCAAGGACTGGGGTCTGAAACATACGCGCTGA